The following coding sequences lie in one Chitinophagaceae bacterium genomic window:
- a CDS encoding amidohydrolase, protein MEGNEAAYPEALAIQAGKIVFVGSKAEAEEMKGDATVMVDLQGKTMLPGFIDPHSHFINALSMGSQANCFAPPVGPAKNIDGIIAALKDLQAKKNIPKGEIIMGYGYDENQMPDGSMLNRDDLDKAFPDNPVIVGHVSLHGGVLNSMALKKFGYSDKTATPDGGIIIRKPGTNEPYGLIMETAFLPVFANLPKPTTEQQMQGLKDGQMIYASAGVTTAQEGATHKADLDILVNGATQNALYIDVISYPFILDLRNVLADHPFSEFGSYHNHLKIGGVKITSDGSPQGKTALFSTPYLTGGPGGEKSWKGEPTFPQDSLNAWLKWLYGEKIQVLIHANGDGAIDMILKAHEFAMGSDTSGDRRTTVIHSQFVRPDQLIKYKTYHIIPSLYTEHTFFFGDTHIQNRGMEQASFISPLNTTLKMGITATNHTDFNVLPIDQMMVVWSAVNRITRTGVLLGADERITPYQALQCITINAAYQYFEESSKGSLKAGKLADLVILDKNPLKEDPMEIKNIKVVQTIKEGQTIYNKN, encoded by the coding sequence ATGGAAGGCAATGAAGCAGCATATCCCGAAGCCCTTGCCATTCAAGCCGGAAAAATCGTTTTCGTTGGTTCCAAAGCGGAAGCCGAAGAAATGAAAGGTGACGCTACTGTTATGGTGGACCTGCAAGGTAAAACGATGCTGCCCGGTTTTATCGATCCTCACAGTCATTTTATCAATGCGCTTTCAATGGGTTCACAGGCAAACTGTTTTGCACCACCCGTAGGACCCGCAAAAAATATAGATGGAATTATAGCCGCTTTGAAAGATTTACAGGCAAAGAAAAATATTCCTAAAGGAGAAATAATTATGGGATATGGTTATGACGAAAACCAGATGCCGGACGGAAGCATGCTTAACCGTGATGATCTTGATAAAGCATTTCCGGATAACCCTGTGATTGTTGGACATGTTTCGTTGCACGGTGGTGTATTGAATTCCATGGCGTTGAAAAAATTCGGGTACAGTGACAAAACAGCTACTCCCGACGGTGGAATTATTATCAGAAAACCAGGAACCAATGAACCTTATGGACTAATCATGGAAACCGCTTTTCTTCCTGTGTTTGCCAATCTTCCAAAGCCAACAACGGAGCAGCAAATGCAGGGATTAAAAGATGGTCAGATGATCTATGCCTCGGCAGGTGTTACTACTGCGCAGGAAGGTGCTACACACAAAGCGGATCTTGATATACTTGTTAATGGTGCAACGCAAAATGCGCTGTATATTGATGTGATTTCTTATCCCTTTATTCTTGATCTCCGCAATGTTTTAGCGGATCATCCATTCTCTGAGTTTGGTTCTTATCACAATCATTTAAAAATCGGTGGCGTAAAAATTACATCAGACGGATCACCCCAGGGAAAAACGGCACTTTTCAGCACTCCATACCTGACCGGTGGACCCGGAGGAGAGAAAAGCTGGAAAGGCGAACCAACGTTCCCGCAGGATTCATTGAATGCGTGGCTAAAATGGTTGTACGGAGAAAAAATCCAGGTGCTGATTCATGCAAATGGTGATGGTGCAATTGATATGATTTTGAAAGCACATGAATTTGCAATGGGCAGTGACACATCAGGAGACAGGCGAACCACGGTGATTCATTCCCAGTTTGTTCGTCCCGACCAATTAATAAAATACAAGACATACCATATTATTCCATCCCTTTATACTGAGCATACTTTTTTCTTTGGTGATACACATATTCAGAACCGTGGAATGGAACAAGCCTCCTTCATCAGTCCACTCAATACTACTTTAAAAATGGGTATCACAGCAACCAATCATACCGACTTTAATGTACTACCGATTGACCAGATGATGGTGGTTTGGAGTGCCGTAAACCGTATTACACGCACGGGAGTTTTGCTTGGCGCTGATGAACGCATCACACCTTATCAGGCTTTACAGTGCATAACCATCAACGCTGCCTATCAGTATTTTGAAGAAAGCAGCAAAGGCTCTTTAAAAGCAGGCAAGCTTGCCGACCTGGTAATCCTGGATAAAAATCCATTGAAGGAAGATCCAATGGAAATTAAAAATATTAAAGTAGTGCAAACCATTAAAGAAGGTCAGACGATCTATAATAAAAATTAA
- a CDS encoding HupE/UreJ family protein, which yields MKKHALLAAFVLLLPLISWAHEIRPGYLEIKEARDHTLQITWKQPLMGEYGIPLHPVISAGWLVDSLAEITYTESYLIKRWQVPSNHATLDEQTISIGGLEKTITDVLVQVTLLNHTSYTFLLKPIQPFVKLNLSKPQPPPVWQYIQLGMYHIWSGFDHLLFIFGLLLLVKKRSRLIWTITAFTVAHSITLALATLHIISVSGLFTEAAIALSIVFLAVEIVHHRNGRNGFAFQYPWLVSFLFGLLHGLGFASALQDVGLPQHNIPLALFLFNAGVEVGQLAFVFAVLLIVAGLKRFSFSFPEWTYKFPPYFIGTLAMYWFIERVAAIF from the coding sequence ATGAAAAAGCATGCACTGTTAGCTGCATTTGTTTTATTGCTGCCGTTGATTTCATGGGCACATGAAATTCGTCCCGGTTATCTGGAGATAAAAGAAGCCAGAGATCACACACTACAGATTACCTGGAAGCAACCATTGATGGGTGAGTATGGAATACCATTACATCCTGTTATTTCAGCCGGCTGGCTGGTTGACTCGCTTGCTGAAATAACTTATACGGAAAGCTATCTGATCAAACGCTGGCAAGTGCCGTCGAATCACGCAACCTTAGATGAACAAACCATCAGCATCGGTGGTCTTGAAAAAACAATAACGGATGTGTTGGTACAGGTAACACTGCTCAACCATACTTCTTACACTTTCCTGTTAAAACCGATTCAACCCTTTGTAAAACTGAACTTATCCAAACCTCAACCACCACCGGTATGGCAATATATTCAATTGGGCATGTATCATATCTGGTCAGGCTTCGATCATTTGCTATTTATTTTTGGCTTGTTGCTGTTAGTTAAAAAAAGATCAAGGTTGATCTGGACCATCACCGCTTTCACCGTTGCGCATAGTATTACATTGGCGCTGGCAACATTGCATATTATATCAGTGTCAGGTTTATTTACGGAAGCAGCTATTGCGTTGAGCATTGTTTTTTTAGCGGTTGAAATAGTACATCATAGAAACGGCAGAAATGGTTTTGCCTTTCAGTATCCGTGGTTAGTTTCCTTTCTTTTCGGACTCCTGCACGGACTTGGTTTTGCAAGCGCATTACAGGATGTTGGCTTGCCCCAACACAATATTCCACTGGCATTATTCCTCTTCAATGCAGGAGTGGAAGTCGGGCAATTGGCATTTGTATTTGCTGTGCTATTGATAGTTGCAGGGTTAAAAAGATTTTCGTTTTCATTTCCGGAATGGACCTATAAATTCCCGCCCTATTTCATTGGCACCCTGGCAATGTATTGGTTCATAGAAAGAGTGGCCGCCATTTTTTGA
- a CDS encoding peptidyl-prolyl cis-trans isomerase, giving the protein MLKKFFAEPLIQFLLLGGLLFLLVYYVQNQNDLQRREITIDNDRIALMIVNYKTQTGILPTKVQLDAMIDDFIKEEIYYREAKKLGLDKDDEIIRRRLSQKFAFMQSDLAEIKEPTEKELQAYYNSNRSLFLQDADVSFSHVYFSTDNSTDSIARQRALVALQNLKKSSLQRAAEMGDRFPLQYDYASQSVLDIQQNFGNTAFADSLFQSPMHTWTGPVKSGYGWHLLYISNRNTTTEKPFESVKAEVKEKYLDAAKEEQNKHTYELLSKQYIINRAYLEVK; this is encoded by the coding sequence ATGCTCAAAAAGTTTTTTGCGGAACCGCTTATCCAGTTTCTACTGTTGGGAGGGCTTTTGTTTTTACTGGTTTATTATGTCCAGAATCAAAATGATTTACAGCGCCGTGAGATAACAATTGATAATGACAGGATTGCCCTGATGATCGTGAATTATAAAACGCAAACAGGCATCCTGCCGACGAAAGTGCAACTAGATGCAATGATAGATGATTTTATTAAAGAAGAAATTTACTATCGTGAAGCAAAGAAACTGGGACTTGACAAAGACGATGAAATTATCCGGAGACGCCTATCGCAGAAATTTGCTTTTATGCAATCCGATCTTGCCGAAATTAAAGAACCGACGGAAAAGGAATTACAAGCCTACTACAACAGTAATCGATCATTATTCTTACAAGATGCTGATGTGAGTTTCTCGCATGTTTATTTCAGTACCGATAACAGCACTGACAGCATTGCCAGGCAACGTGCGCTTGTTGCTTTACAAAATCTAAAAAAAAGCAGTTTGCAACGTGCCGCTGAAATGGGTGACCGCTTCCCATTGCAATATGATTATGCCTCACAATCAGTTTTAGATATTCAGCAAAATTTTGGCAACACTGCTTTCGCGGATTCATTATTTCAATCACCTATGCATACATGGACCGGACCCGTAAAGTCCGGTTATGGCTGGCACCTTTTGTATATTTCCAATCGTAACACCACAACAGAAAAGCCATTTGAATCGGTTAAAGCAGAAGTGAAAGAAAAATATCTTGATGCTGCAAAAGAGGAACAGAATAAACACACATACGAACTACTGAGTAAACAATATATTATTAACCGGGCATACCTCGAAGTAAAATGA
- a CDS encoding DUF3604 domain-containing protein, with the protein MNQAFMFLIGIALTGCGNNANTTNDAGKDASSQPDTVTAITKNPLKDCYFGDLHLHTAYSPDANFFGTTLLPEDAYKYAMGEEVIYFGKKVKRIAPLDFLAVTDHSEYLGAIAAVKDPNGPYKGTELYKQFTSTDQKDVAKSFADFCTDMSANKPNPELNKPEVIKGAWQHVINAANTYNKPGKFTTFVGYEWTSAPNDVNMHAQNLHRCVIFKGDKVPELPFSSFDSQDPEDLWKYMENARKTGSDVLAVPHNGNISNGLMFDTKTLSGKPLTKEYADARMNNEPLAEMNQGKGQSETRPEVSPNDEFANFEVFEILLSSTAKAKDKTGSYIRQAFGVGQELQTKIGTNPFKYGLEGGTDYHSAISSSEENNYPGSHGTQDDLAKNYKSILEATESVGGEPVTKISAAGLTGVWAESNTRDAIFDALKRKECFATSGTRVKVRMFAGWDYTADVVKENDWVKLAYARGVPMGADLVATSSAGSPKFLVQAIKDPNSGNLDRIQIIKVSTKNGKSTEKIYDVVWSGDRKKDAKGKLETVGNTVDEKAATYTNTIGAAELIGYWEDTDFDPQAYVTYYARVIEIPTPRWTTYLSAKYNMPLNKSVAATIQERAWTSPVWYTPVK; encoded by the coding sequence ATGAACCAAGCATTCATGTTCCTCATTGGTATCGCTTTGACCGGTTGCGGGAACAATGCTAATACTACTAATGATGCTGGTAAAGATGCTTCCTCACAACCAGACACAGTCACAGCAATTACAAAGAATCCATTGAAGGATTGTTATTTCGGTGATCTGCATTTGCATACTGCTTATTCGCCTGACGCGAATTTCTTCGGTACCACATTGTTGCCTGAAGATGCTTACAAATACGCAATGGGTGAGGAAGTAATTTACTTCGGTAAAAAAGTAAAACGCATAGCACCACTTGACTTCCTTGCAGTTACTGACCACTCTGAATACCTTGGTGCAATTGCGGCAGTAAAAGATCCGAATGGACCGTATAAGGGAACGGAATTGTATAAGCAATTTACCAGCACAGATCAAAAGGATGTAGCAAAATCATTTGCTGATTTTTGCACTGATATGTCTGCTAACAAGCCCAATCCTGAATTAAATAAACCAGAAGTAATTAAAGGTGCGTGGCAGCATGTAATTAATGCAGCCAATACATACAACAAGCCCGGAAAGTTTACAACATTTGTTGGTTATGAATGGACTTCCGCTCCCAATGACGTAAACATGCATGCTCAGAATTTACATCGTTGTGTAATCTTCAAAGGTGACAAAGTACCTGAATTACCTTTTTCTTCATTCGATTCCCAGGATCCGGAAGACCTTTGGAAGTACATGGAAAACGCACGCAAGACCGGAAGTGATGTGTTGGCTGTACCACACAACGGCAATATCAGCAATGGGTTGATGTTTGATACTAAAACCTTATCGGGTAAACCGTTGACAAAGGAATATGCAGATGCAAGAATGAATAATGAGCCATTGGCAGAAATGAACCAGGGAAAAGGACAAAGTGAAACACGTCCTGAAGTTTCGCCCAATGATGAGTTTGCAAATTTCGAAGTGTTTGAAATTTTGTTGAGCAGCACAGCCAAAGCAAAAGATAAAACCGGTAGTTATATCCGTCAGGCCTTTGGTGTCGGACAGGAACTTCAGACAAAGATTGGAACCAACCCATTTAAATACGGACTGGAAGGTGGTACCGACTATCATTCGGCAATTTCTTCCAGCGAAGAAAATAATTATCCGGGCTCACATGGTACGCAGGATGACCTGGCAAAAAATTATAAAAGCATCTTAGAGGCAACAGAATCTGTTGGCGGTGAGCCGGTAACTAAAATAAGCGCTGCAGGCCTTACCGGTGTTTGGGCTGAAAGCAATACAAGAGATGCCATCTTCGATGCATTGAAAAGAAAAGAATGTTTTGCTACCTCAGGTACCCGCGTTAAAGTCAGAATGTTTGCCGGTTGGGATTATACCGCTGATGTGGTGAAGGAAAATGATTGGGTGAAACTTGCTTATGCTCGTGGTGTTCCTATGGGCGCAGATCTGGTTGCAACATCTTCTGCAGGCAGCCCAAAGTTTTTAGTGCAGGCCATCAAAGATCCCAACTCCGGAAACCTCGACAGGATTCAGATTATTAAAGTGAGCACCAAAAACGGTAAGAGCACAGAAAAAATTTACGATGTGGTTTGGAGCGGCGACCGGAAAAAAGATGCCAAAGGAAAACTGGAAACAGTAGGTAATACAGTTGATGAGAAAGCAGCTACTTATACCAACACTATCGGTGCAGCAGAGTTAATTGGTTATTGGGAAGATACCGATTTCGATCCGCAAGCCTATGTAACGTATTATGCGAGGGTAATTGAAATACCTACACCAAGATGGACTACTTATCTCTCGGCTAAATACAATATGCCCCTGAATAAAAGCGTAGCAGCGACCATCCAGGAAAGAGCATGGACGAGTCCGGTCTGGTACACGCCGGTGAAATAA
- the ygiD gene encoding 4,5-DOPA dioxygenase extradiol has product MDRKRFLKSLVPLVAAPLAIPAMKLNALNKMTTPFSSTEKMPVLFLGHGSPMNAIEENEFVTGFRNIGKQIQKPNAILCVSAHWETRGTFVTAMEKPTTIHDFGGFPQALFDVQYPAPGSPALARETKAMIKKTDIGLDEKWGLDHGAWSVIKHLYPEADVPVIQMSLDYYKAPQYHYELAKELATLRSKGVLIIGSGNMVHNLGMVAWDKLNADAYGFDWALEAREKMNRYILSSDHASLINYKSQGSAFDLAIPSPEHYLPLLYTLALKEDHEKVSLFNDKAIAGSLTMTSVMIDKA; this is encoded by the coding sequence ATGGACAGAAAACGATTTCTAAAATCTTTGGTTCCGCTTGTCGCGGCGCCATTAGCCATACCAGCCATGAAACTGAATGCACTGAATAAAATGACCACGCCATTTAGCAGCACGGAAAAAATGCCCGTGCTGTTTCTCGGCCACGGCAGCCCGATGAATGCAATTGAAGAAAATGAATTTGTTACAGGATTCAGGAACATCGGAAAGCAAATTCAAAAGCCGAATGCGATACTGTGTGTTTCGGCACATTGGGAAACCAGGGGAACATTTGTTACAGCCATGGAAAAGCCAACGACCATTCACGATTTTGGTGGCTTTCCACAAGCGCTGTTTGACGTGCAATATCCGGCTCCGGGAAGCCCTGCCCTTGCCAGGGAAACAAAAGCCATGATTAAAAAAACTGACATTGGTTTAGATGAAAAATGGGGACTAGACCATGGTGCCTGGAGTGTGATAAAACATTTGTATCCGGAAGCAGATGTTCCGGTTATTCAAATGAGCCTCGATTATTACAAGGCACCGCAATATCATTATGAGCTTGCAAAGGAATTAGCAACGCTTCGAAGCAAAGGTGTATTAATTATAGGAAGTGGAAATATGGTGCACAATCTTGGCATGGTAGCTTGGGATAAACTGAATGCTGACGCGTATGGATTTGATTGGGCTTTGGAAGCAAGAGAAAAAATGAACCGCTATATTTTGAGTAGCGATCATGCATCACTCATCAACTACAAATCACAGGGCAGTGCATTTGATTTGGCTATTCCATCGCCTGAACATTATTTGCCGTTGCTTTATACATTGGCATTGAAAGAGGACCATGAAAAAGTAAGTTTATTCAACGACAAGGCTATAGCAGGTTCTCTCACGATGACATCTGTTATGATTGACAAAGCTTGA
- a CDS encoding YceI family protein — translation MEPTTEVTGVKTKWIIDPAHSEIAFKVKHLMITNVKGVFKEFDASIYTTGEDFMTSEVDFFMSPASVDTGDEKRDEHLKSADFFDVENHKQITFIGDTYEKVDDDGSYELYGNLTIKGITKQIKLDVEFGGVMKDPWGNHKAGFTINGKINRKDWGLTWNAALEAGGVLVSDEIRISCEVQLTKQS, via the coding sequence ATGGAACCAACCACAGAAGTAACCGGCGTGAAAACAAAATGGATAATTGACCCTGCGCACAGCGAAATAGCGTTCAAGGTAAAGCACCTGATGATTACCAATGTTAAAGGCGTATTCAAAGAATTTGATGCCAGCATTTATACCACAGGAGAAGATTTTATGACTTCGGAAGTGGATTTCTTTATGAGTCCGGCATCGGTTGATACAGGAGATGAAAAGCGCGATGAGCACCTTAAGAGCGCTGACTTTTTTGATGTGGAGAATCACAAACAAATTACTTTCATCGGCGACACCTATGAGAAAGTAGATGATGATGGAAGCTATGAACTGTACGGCAATCTCACGATCAAAGGCATTACCAAGCAAATAAAACTGGATGTTGAATTCGGAGGCGTGATGAAAGATCCCTGGGGAAATCACAAAGCAGGCTTTACGATCAACGGCAAAATTAACCGCAAAGATTGGGGACTCACCTGGAATGCCGCATTGGAAGCAGGTGGTGTTTTGGTGAGTGATGAAATAAGAATTAGCTGCGAAGTGCAATTGACAAAACAATCGTAA
- a CDS encoding helix-turn-helix transcriptional regulator yields MNELFKIFSVNAADAKKIAATPDEPHSHDYEELLVGMDGELEHFIDFKSQKLAAPFVSFVTKGKVHRVLPRIKNGKCNVWVLRFKSEFIPETTFQLYSYYHDHANISLSKGDCFNRLVAVCEMINGEMTQSVPDYGVIRHLLSALFTMIESERKKSNADGITAAKTQNITFKNFLKILEENFHRPEGVEFYAQKLFMSSRNLNLICQQILQQSVSEIIETRKLIEAKNLLVSTDKSISEIGFELGYNEKSYFTNVFKKKSGQTPTEFREEMRSLIS; encoded by the coding sequence ATGAATGAGCTCTTTAAAATATTTTCAGTAAATGCTGCTGACGCAAAAAAAATTGCGGCAACTCCTGACGAACCACACAGCCATGATTATGAAGAGTTGCTCGTAGGTATGGACGGTGAACTGGAACATTTCATAGATTTTAAATCACAAAAGTTAGCTGCTCCGTTTGTCAGTTTCGTTACAAAAGGCAAGGTGCACCGTGTATTGCCGCGTATTAAAAATGGAAAATGCAATGTTTGGGTGTTGCGTTTCAAAAGTGAATTCATTCCCGAAACAACTTTCCAACTCTATTCGTACTATCACGACCATGCAAACATTTCCTTAAGCAAGGGTGATTGCTTTAACAGGCTGGTTGCTGTTTGCGAAATGATAAATGGAGAAATGACACAGTCTGTTCCTGACTATGGCGTGATAAGGCATTTATTGAGCGCATTGTTTACGATGATTGAATCAGAAAGAAAAAAATCAAACGCTGATGGAATAACTGCGGCGAAAACGCAAAACATAACCTTCAAGAATTTTCTGAAAATTCTGGAAGAAAATTTTCACAGACCTGAAGGCGTTGAATTTTATGCGCAGAAATTATTCATGTCCTCAAGAAACCTGAATTTAATTTGTCAGCAAATATTGCAACAGAGCGTTTCTGAAATTATTGAAACAAGAAAACTGATTGAAGCTAAAAACCTTTTGGTCAGCACTGATAAGTCAATTTCTGAAATTGGTTTTGAGTTAGGCTACAATGAGAAATCCTATTTCACGAATGTTTTTAAAAAGAAATCCGGACAGACGCCGACTGAATTCAGGGAAGAGATGAGAAGCCTCATTTCCTGA
- a CDS encoding DUF1214 domain-containing protein, producing MGKFVFKIFAILKWFRLSWLRLTGKTEADIHAQRIVSGKAWSEFCDHLKTAGAALVFPGAPTDAFQQAEGVRYLTRLTRAALEAYVEYGDAEFPELRRMVHETVKLGADNPDNYYLNAQISGAYDYRITGKRNNIDYIGFFTQNGVYGQPGGMAPCGVLENKELKVDEDGNFTIILSKTRSGMNWLKIEDTTSLLIVRQTFLDRKNEVPALLQIENLNGKKFPNPVTPEKIDKGLDTAALFIAGAPLLFSKWANGFKKQVNKLPQFNPDISNAAGGDANIIYYHSYWNLKDDEALVIKFMPPDCDTWNFQLNNYWMESLDYRYFPVCINKHSAVTEQDESVRIIVSKTNQNFTNWIDTCNHKEGTMCFRWYRLRNGAKAVEPDCSVVKISSLV from the coding sequence ATGGGAAAATTTGTGTTTAAAATATTTGCAATCTTAAAATGGTTTCGTCTTTCCTGGTTGCGGTTAACCGGGAAAACCGAAGCGGATATCCATGCGCAGAGAATTGTTTCCGGAAAAGCATGGTCGGAATTCTGCGATCATCTTAAAACTGCGGGAGCAGCACTCGTTTTTCCCGGTGCACCTACTGATGCTTTCCAGCAGGCGGAAGGCGTGCGTTATCTCACACGCCTTACAAGGGCGGCATTGGAAGCCTATGTAGAATATGGCGATGCTGAATTTCCTGAATTAAGAAGAATGGTGCATGAAACAGTGAAGCTTGGTGCAGACAATCCGGACAACTATTATCTAAACGCTCAAATAAGCGGCGCTTATGATTACCGCATCACCGGCAAAAGAAACAACATCGATTACATTGGTTTCTTCACGCAAAACGGTGTGTATGGACAACCCGGCGGCATGGCGCCTTGCGGAGTGCTTGAAAATAAAGAGCTGAAAGTGGATGAAGACGGAAACTTTACAATCATTTTGAGCAAAACAAGAAGTGGAATGAACTGGCTGAAGATCGAAGACACCACCAGTTTGTTAATCGTCCGGCAAACTTTTCTCGATAGGAAAAATGAAGTGCCTGCATTATTACAAATTGAAAATCTCAATGGCAAAAAATTTCCGAATCCGGTTACACCTGAAAAGATTGATAAAGGACTTGATACTGCGGCACTTTTTATTGCAGGCGCACCATTATTATTTTCTAAATGGGCCAACGGTTTCAAAAAACAGGTAAACAAATTACCGCAATTCAATCCTGATATTTCGAATGCTGCAGGCGGTGATGCAAACATCATCTACTATCATAGTTATTGGAATTTGAAAGATGATGAAGCACTTGTCATTAAGTTTATGCCACCTGACTGTGACACCTGGAATTTTCAATTGAATAATTATTGGATGGAATCTCTTGATTATCGCTATTTCCCTGTTTGCATCAATAAGCACAGTGCCGTGACTGAGCAGGATGAAAGTGTCAGGATCATCGTTTCAAAAACGAATCAAAATTTCACTAATTGGATTGACACCTGTAATCACAAGGAAGGTACCATGTGTTTCCGATGGTATCGATTAAGAAACGGTGCAAAAGCAGTGGAACCCGATTGCAGTGTTGTAAAAATTTCC